A portion of the Pseudomonas sp. GR 6-02 genome contains these proteins:
- the tssG gene encoding type VI secretion system baseplate subunit TssG has protein sequence MESQTRTSSDPVNTLDAMHQEPWEYDFFQALRRIECESPELPRLGHSLRLADDPLRLGQQADCTFAPSTLASVQPGIDGSPARLEQFFFGLGGPNGPLPLHLTEYVRERQRNNADSTSKRFLDVFHHRLLSLFYRAWAEARPTVSHDRPDDDYWSARLAALSGRGMPSLLKQGLIPDTAKLHYSGHLSAQTRYPDGLKAIISEYFGLPVEIEEYVGQWLVLPERSRVGVSAHQLGVDFCLGRCVWDRQHKFRIRLGPLKLDDYMSMLPGSPSFNELVAWVAEYLGHELDWDLNLVLKQPEVPTLQLNGRFRLGFNTWVGKPAKDAKDLILARHYAEQANTSQISRSQEHG, from the coding sequence ATGGAAAGCCAAACCCGGACGTCGTCCGACCCTGTGAATACCCTGGACGCGATGCACCAGGAGCCCTGGGAATACGACTTCTTCCAGGCATTACGGCGCATCGAGTGCGAATCGCCTGAGCTTCCGCGCCTGGGTCATTCGTTGCGCCTGGCCGATGACCCCTTGCGCCTTGGGCAACAAGCCGATTGCACCTTCGCCCCCTCGACCCTGGCCTCGGTACAGCCGGGCATCGACGGTTCGCCGGCACGTCTGGAACAATTCTTTTTTGGCCTCGGCGGCCCCAACGGCCCGTTGCCGCTGCACCTCACCGAGTATGTGCGTGAACGCCAGCGCAACAACGCCGACAGCACCAGCAAACGCTTTCTGGATGTATTCCACCATCGCCTGCTGAGCCTGTTTTACCGGGCATGGGCCGAAGCGCGACCGACAGTCAGCCATGATCGCCCGGACGATGACTACTGGTCGGCACGTCTGGCAGCGCTGAGCGGTCGAGGCATGCCGAGCCTGCTCAAACAAGGCCTGATACCCGACACGGCGAAGCTGCATTACAGCGGTCATCTGTCGGCACAAACCCGCTATCCCGACGGTTTGAAGGCAATCATCAGCGAGTACTTCGGCCTGCCGGTGGAGATCGAAGAGTACGTCGGCCAATGGCTGGTGCTGCCGGAGCGCAGCCGCGTGGGCGTCAGCGCCCATCAATTGGGCGTGGATTTTTGCCTGGGCCGCTGCGTCTGGGATCGCCAGCACAAATTCCGCATTCGCCTGGGGCCGCTCAAGCTGGACGACTACATGAGCATGTTGCCCGGCAGCCCATCCTTCAATGAGCTGGTGGCCTGGGTGGCCGAATACCTGGGCCATGAACTGGACTGGGATCTGAACCTGGTTCTGAAACAGCCCGAAGTGCCGACGCTGCAACTCAATGGCCGCTTCCGCCTGGGGTTCAATACCTGGGTGGGCAAGCCCGCAAAAGATGCCAAGGACTTAATACTGGCCCGGCATTACGCCGAGCAAGCCAACACCTCACAGATCTCAAGGAGCCAAGAGCATGGGTGA
- the tssF gene encoding type VI secretion system baseplate subunit TssF — protein MNPRLLELYNQELHHVRESAAEFAQEYPKIASRLTLSGMDCADPYVERLLEGFAYLTARVQLKLDAEYPTFTHNLLEIAYPHYLAPTPSMTVVQFQADPDEGSLSSGFPLPRDTVLRAALGRESQTCCEYRSAHAVTLWPLQVSQAEYFGNPSAVLGRLAASAPKAKAGLRLTLRTGAELPFNSLALDNLPLYLNGADEQPFRLYEQLLGNACAVFARQPGGDWVERLPQDALRSVGFDDTDAALPVVSRAFQGYRLLQEYFALPRRFLFVDFTGLSRAVKRCQGQELELIVLFDRHDPSLEGSVGAAQFLPFCTPAINLFPKRLDRIHLSERVNEHHVIADRTRPMDFEIHSLTALTGHGTGSEQPFLPFYAVRDPSRYGRDQAYYTVRREPRMLSSGQRRNGPRSTYIGSETFVSLVDSQQAPYRHDLRQLGVTALCTNRDLPLFMSVGNNKTDFTLADSAPVAAVRCVAGPSRPRASHAHDAKAWRLISQLSLNYLSLSEQGQGAAALRELLRLYGDDNDAALQLQIEGLREVSSKACTRRLPMPGPIVFGRGLEITLEFDENAFRGTGVFLLGAVFERFLARYVSINSFTETVIRTTERGEIMRWKAKPGRRPTL, from the coding sequence TCAAGCTCGATGCCGAATACCCGACCTTCACCCACAACCTGCTGGAAATCGCGTACCCCCATTACCTGGCGCCAACACCGTCGATGACCGTGGTGCAATTTCAGGCAGACCCCGATGAAGGCTCACTGAGCAGCGGCTTCCCGTTGCCCCGGGATACGGTTCTGCGCGCAGCCCTGGGTCGCGAAAGCCAAACCTGCTGTGAGTACCGCTCCGCCCATGCGGTGACGTTGTGGCCATTGCAGGTCAGCCAGGCCGAGTACTTCGGCAACCCGTCCGCCGTGCTCGGGCGCCTGGCCGCCAGTGCCCCCAAGGCCAAGGCTGGCCTGCGCCTGACCCTGCGCACCGGTGCCGAACTGCCGTTCAACAGTCTGGCCCTGGACAACCTGCCGCTGTACCTCAACGGCGCCGACGAACAACCCTTTCGCCTCTACGAACAGTTGCTGGGTAACGCCTGCGCCGTCTTCGCCCGTCAGCCCGGCGGCGATTGGGTAGAACGCCTGCCCCAGGATGCACTGCGCTCCGTGGGGTTCGACGATACCGACGCCGCGCTGCCCGTGGTGTCGCGAGCCTTCCAGGGCTATCGCCTGTTGCAGGAATACTTCGCCCTGCCCCGCCGCTTTCTGTTTGTCGACTTCACCGGGTTGAGCCGGGCGGTCAAACGCTGCCAGGGCCAGGAGCTGGAATTGATCGTGCTGTTCGACCGTCACGATCCGAGCCTGGAAGGCAGTGTCGGTGCCGCACAGTTCCTGCCGTTCTGCACCCCGGCAATCAACTTGTTTCCCAAGCGCCTGGATCGCATCCACTTGTCGGAACGGGTGAATGAACACCATGTGATCGCCGACCGTACCCGGCCGATGGATTTCGAGATTCATTCCCTGACCGCCCTCACCGGCCATGGCACCGGGTCGGAACAGCCTTTTTTGCCGTTCTACGCCGTCCGCGATCCGTCTCGCTACGGCCGCGATCAGGCGTATTACACGGTGCGGCGCGAACCCCGCATGCTCTCCAGCGGCCAGCGGCGCAACGGCCCACGTTCGACTTACATCGGCAGCGAAACCTTCGTCAGTCTGGTGGACAGCCAGCAGGCGCCCTATCGTCACGACCTGCGCCAATTGGGCGTAACGGCGTTGTGCACCAACCGCGACCTGCCCCTGTTCATGAGCGTGGGCAACAACAAGACCGACTTCACCCTGGCCGACAGCGCACCGGTAGCCGCGGTACGCTGCGTGGCCGGCCCGAGCCGCCCACGCGCCAGCCATGCCCACGACGCCAAGGCCTGGCGGTTGATCAGCCAGCTTTCGCTCAATTACTTGTCCCTCAGCGAGCAAGGCCAGGGCGCCGCCGCCCTGCGCGAGCTGCTGCGCCTGTATGGCGACGACAACGATGCAGCCTTGCAATTGCAGATCGAAGGCCTGCGCGAAGTCAGCAGCAAGGCCTGCACCCGACGTTTGCCAATGCCGGGCCCGATCGTGTTTGGCCGCGGTCTGGAGATCACCCTGGAATTCGATGAGAACGCGTTTCGTGGCACGGGCGTCTTTTTGCTCGGTGCAGTGTTCGAGCGCTTCCTGGCACGTTACGTGTCGATCAACAGTTTTACCGAGACGGTGATCCGTACCACCGAGCGCGGCGAGATCATGCGATGGAAAGCCAAACCCGGACGTCGTCCGACCCTGTGA
- the tssH gene encoding type VI secretion system ATPase TssH, producing MGEISRAALFGKLNSVAYKAIEAATVFCKLRGNPYVELAHWFHQLLQLQDSDLHRLIRQFNIEPARLARDLTDALDRLPRGSTSITDLSSHVEEAVERGWVYGSLMFGESQVRTGYLVLGILKTPSLRHGLLGLSAEFDKIKVEALSERFDEYVGDSPENALSASDGFNAGSVPGEASGAMAPSAMGKQEALKRFTVDLTEQARSGKLDPIVGRDEEIRQLVDILMRRRQNNPILTGEAGVGKTAVVEGFALRIVAGDVPPALKDVELRSLDVGLLQAGASMKGEFEQRLRQVIEDVQASPKPIILFIDEAHTLVGAGGAAGTGDAANLLKPALARGTLRTVAATTWAEYKKHIEKDPALTRRFQVVQVAEPSEDKALLMMRGVASTMEKHHQVQILDEALEASVKLSHRYIPARQLPDKSVSLLDTACARVAISLHAVPAEVDDSRRRIEALETELQIIAREHAIGIVIGARQTQSENLLSAERERLAELESRWAEEKTLVDELLATRATLRERVGVVDSEDGSETSHALREKLVDLQQRLSALQGETPLILPTVDYQAVASVVADWTGIPVGRMARNELETVLNLDLHLKKRIIGQDHALQMIAKRIQTSRAGLDNPSKPIGVFMLAGTSGVGKTETALALAEAMYGGEQNVITINMSEFQEAHTVSTLKGAPPGYIGYGEGGVLTEAVRRKPYSVVLLDEVEKAHPDVHEIFFQVFDKGVMEDGEGRVIDFKNTLILLTTNAGTELIAQVCKDPQNVPEPEEIAKALRQPLLEIFPPALLGRLVTIPYYPLSDEMLKAITRLQLNRIKKRVENTHKVAFDYDDAVIDLIVSRCTETESGGRMIDTILTNSLLPDMSREFLTRMLEGKALAGVRISARDNELHYDFSDAA from the coding sequence ATGGGTGAAATCAGTCGCGCCGCGTTGTTCGGCAAACTCAACAGCGTGGCCTACAAAGCCATCGAAGCCGCCACCGTGTTCTGCAAGTTGCGCGGTAACCCTTATGTGGAACTGGCCCACTGGTTTCATCAGTTGCTGCAATTGCAGGATTCGGACCTGCACCGACTCATCCGCCAGTTCAATATCGAGCCGGCGCGCCTGGCCCGGGACCTGACCGACGCCCTGGACCGTTTGCCACGAGGCTCGACGTCAATCACTGACTTGTCTTCCCATGTGGAAGAAGCCGTGGAGCGTGGCTGGGTCTACGGCAGCCTGATGTTCGGCGAAAGCCAGGTGCGTACCGGTTATCTGGTGCTGGGCATCCTCAAGACCCCAAGCCTGCGCCATGGATTACTGGGACTGTCGGCAGAGTTCGACAAGATCAAGGTCGAGGCCCTGAGCGAGCGTTTTGACGAGTACGTCGGCGACTCGCCGGAAAATGCACTCAGCGCCAGCGATGGTTTCAACGCCGGCAGCGTGCCCGGTGAAGCCAGTGGCGCCATGGCCCCAAGTGCCATGGGCAAGCAGGAAGCGCTCAAGCGTTTTACCGTCGACCTCACCGAACAAGCGCGCAGTGGCAAGCTTGACCCGATCGTCGGCCGTGACGAAGAGATCCGCCAATTGGTAGACATCCTCATGCGTCGTCGGCAGAACAACCCGATTCTGACCGGTGAAGCCGGCGTCGGTAAAACCGCCGTGGTCGAAGGTTTTGCCCTGCGCATCGTCGCCGGTGACGTGCCGCCGGCGCTCAAGGATGTGGAACTGCGCAGCCTGGACGTCGGCCTGTTGCAGGCCGGCGCGAGCATGAAAGGTGAATTCGAACAGCGCCTGCGCCAAGTCATCGAAGACGTCCAGGCCTCACCAAAACCGATCATCCTGTTTATCGACGAAGCCCACACCCTGGTAGGTGCCGGTGGCGCCGCCGGCACCGGGGACGCGGCCAACCTGCTCAAGCCGGCCCTGGCCCGGGGTACCCTGCGCACCGTGGCCGCCACGACCTGGGCCGAGTACAAAAAGCATATCGAAAAAGATCCGGCCCTGACCCGCCGCTTTCAGGTGGTGCAAGTCGCCGAACCGTCGGAAGACAAGGCGCTGCTGATGATGCGCGGCGTGGCCTCGACCATGGAAAAACACCATCAGGTGCAGATCCTCGACGAAGCCCTGGAAGCCTCGGTCAAACTGTCCCATCGCTACATCCCCGCGCGCCAGTTGCCGGACAAATCCGTGAGCCTGCTGGACACCGCCTGCGCCCGCGTTGCCATCAGCCTGCACGCCGTGCCGGCCGAAGTGGACGACAGCCGTCGGCGCATCGAGGCGTTGGAAACCGAGCTGCAGATCATCGCCCGCGAGCACGCCATCGGCATCGTCATCGGCGCCCGCCAAACCCAAAGTGAAAACCTGCTGAGTGCCGAACGCGAACGCCTCGCCGAGCTGGAAAGTCGCTGGGCCGAAGAGAAAACCCTGGTAGACGAATTGCTCGCCACCCGCGCCACCCTGCGTGAACGCGTCGGCGTGGTGGACAGCGAGGACGGCAGCGAGACCAGCCACGCCTTGCGCGAAAAGCTGGTGGACCTGCAACAGCGTCTCAGCGCCCTGCAAGGCGAAACCCCGTTGATTCTGCCGACGGTCGATTACCAGGCCGTGGCCTCGGTGGTCGCCGACTGGACCGGGATTCCGGTGGGCCGCATGGCCCGTAACGAACTGGAAACCGTGCTCAACCTCGACCTGCACCTGAAAAAACGCATCATCGGCCAGGACCACGCCTTGCAGATGATCGCCAAACGCATCCAGACCTCCCGCGCCGGCCTCGACAACCCGAGCAAGCCGATCGGGGTATTCATGCTCGCCGGCACCTCCGGCGTGGGCAAGACCGAAACCGCCCTGGCCCTGGCCGAAGCCATGTACGGCGGCGAGCAAAACGTCATCACCATCAACATGAGTGAATTCCAGGAAGCTCACACGGTGTCCACCCTCAAGGGCGCGCCACCGGGCTACATCGGCTATGGCGAAGGCGGCGTGCTGACCGAAGCCGTGCGGCGTAAACCCTACAGCGTGGTACTGCTGGACGAGGTGGAAAAGGCTCACCCGGATGTGCACGAGATCTTCTTCCAGGTCTTCGACAAAGGTGTGATGGAGGACGGCGAAGGCCGGGTGATCGACTTCAAGAACACCTTGATTCTGCTGACCACCAACGCTGGCACCGAGCTGATTGCCCAGGTCTGCAAAGACCCGCAAAACGTGCCGGAGCCCGAAGAAATCGCCAAGGCCCTGCGCCAACCACTGCTGGAGATTTTCCCGCCGGCCTTGCTGGGCCGGCTGGTGACCATTCCGTACTACCCGCTCAGCGACGAGATGCTCAAGGCCATTACCCGCCTGCAGCTCAACCGCATCAAGAAGCGCGTGGAGAACACCCACAAGGTGGCCTTCGATTACGACGACGCGGTGATCGACCTGATCGTCTCCCGTTGCACCGAAACCGAAAGCGGCGGGCGGATGATCGACACCATTCTGACCAA